Below is a window of Nocardioides sp. S-1144 DNA.
CGCGCCCGGCTTCGTCACCGTGCCGTACGGCGACCTCGCGGCCCTCGAGGCCGCGATCACGCCCCGCACGGTCGGCGTGCTCGTCGAGCCGATCCAGGGCGAGGGCGGCGTGGTCATCCCGCCGGCCGGCTACCTGACCGGCATCCGCGAGGCCTGCACCCGGGAGAACGTCCTCTTCGCCGCCGACGAGATCCAGGCCGGCCTGGGCCGGACCGGCCGCACCTTCGCCTGCGACCACGAGGACGTCGTCCCCGACCTCTACGTGCTCGGCAAGGCGCTCGGCGCCGGCATCGTCCCGGTCTCGGCCGTGGTGGCCGACCGCGACGTCCTCGGCGTGCTCAAGCCCGGCCAGCACGGCTCGACCTTCGGCGGCAACGCCCTGGCCTGCGCGGTCGGCTCCGCCGTCGTCGACCTGCTCGCCACCGGTGACTTCCAGCGCCGCTCGGCCGAGCTCGGCGAGATGCTGCGCGAGCGGCTCGAGGCGATGGTCGGCCACGGTGTCGTCGGCGTCCGGGTCCGCGGTCTGTGGGCCGGCGTCGACGTCGACCCGGCGGTCGGCACCGGTCGCGAGGTCTGCGAGGCGCTGATGGCCCGCGGCGTCCTGGCCAAGGACACCCACGGCTCGACCATCCGGCTCGCTCCCCCGCTCGTGGTCTCCGAGGCCGACCTCGCCTGGGGCCTCGACCAGCTCGCCGCGGTCGTCTCCGGGGCCTGACCCTCCGCCTCCGCCCGACCCCCCGCTGACCCGTCAGTGATCACTGACGGGTCGGCGTGGACGCGGCGACGAGGGCCGGCAGCGAGGTGGCCAGCAGGTGCAGCAGCTCGTCGCGGGTGACGCCGGTGGGCGCGGCGACCCACGACAGCACGACGTCCTCGGCCATCGCCGACCAGCCGCGCACCAGCAGCCGGGTGGC
It encodes the following:
- the rocD gene encoding ornithine--oxo-acid transaminase, producing MTASLTEQTEHTEPGAAAEFTRAEARTAHNYHPLPVVVAHAEGAWMTDVDGRRYLDLLAGYSALNFGHSHPRLLETAHAQLDRLTLTSRAFVHDQFADFTAKLGDLCGKELVLPMNTGAEAVETALKVMRKWGYEVKGVAADQAEIIVASGNFHGRTTTIVGFSDDPDARDGFGPFAPGFVTVPYGDLAALEAAITPRTVGVLVEPIQGEGGVVIPPAGYLTGIREACTRENVLFAADEIQAGLGRTGRTFACDHEDVVPDLYVLGKALGAGIVPVSAVVADRDVLGVLKPGQHGSTFGGNALACAVGSAVVDLLATGDFQRRSAELGEMLRERLEAMVGHGVVGVRVRGLWAGVDVDPAVGTGREVCEALMARGVLAKDTHGSTIRLAPPLVVSEADLAWGLDQLAAVVSGA